From a single Miscanthus floridulus cultivar M001 chromosome 8, ASM1932011v1, whole genome shotgun sequence genomic region:
- the LOC136470066 gene encoding RNA pseudouridine synthase 7-like encodes MDMEAGLLLVDGIGDVRQRGQGPRPRGLASTYASLAQAAVAVAAAVGRPERAQAASATSCTLMSRGAGSGSVGPQARDGVRGLCGGGAGDDAAAPDDEERRSSISHGGSSPEKKKRGYGNDERARIREKDGKTVKNRWAGKTIVDLFTDEFKGRSRDYYVHAVKCGRLQVDGQMVHTDYIVKSSQKISHFLHRHEPPVLAGDISILQNEVDVVTICKPASVPVHPCGQYRKNTVVGILQAEHGLTPLFPVHRLDRLVSGLLIFAKNAYRAECFRQQIEAGLLQKEYVAKVVGVFPDGEQTVDANVNFNARDGRSTVEISGGAGEEPNGKQALTRFQRICTDGTHSIVLCKPVTGRTHQIRVHLKHASYPIANDELYLSGNFCPRSTKGTSASKEIAPSDPDNSAVDHGSKDAETDVEFDIDPMCTNCPNLAPAWL; translated from the exons ATGGACATGGAAGCTGGCCTGCTGCTTGTGGATGGGATCGGTGATGTCCGGCAGAGAGGGCAAGGGCCTCGGCCGCGGGGGCTGGCATCCACGTACGCGAGCCTCGCCCAAGCAGCAGTGGCGGTGGCTGCTGCTGTTGGCCGGCCGGAGCGAGCACAGGCAGCGTCGGCGACGTCCTGCACGCTCATGAGCAGGGGCGCGGGATCGGGCAGCGTAGGGCCACAGGCCAGGGATGGGGTGCGGGGTCTGTGCGGTGGTGGTGCAGGAGATGATGCTGCAGCGCCGGACGACGAAGAACGAAGAAGCTCCATCAGCCATGGTGGTTCCTCACCGGAGAAGAAAAAGAGAGGTTATGGAAACGATGAACGTGCACGGATTCGCGAAAAGGATGGCAAGACG GTGAAGAACAGATGGGCTGGAAAGACCATTGTTGACCTCTTCACTGATGAGTTCAAAGGGCGCTCCCGCGATTACTAT GTTCATGCAGTAAAGTGCGGGAGGCTTCAGGTTGATGGGCAAATGGTTCACACAGACTATATCGTGAAATCATCACAAAAGATAAGCCACTTCTTGCACAG GCATGAGCCACCTGTCTTGGCGGGTGATATTTCAATACTTCAGAATGAAGTTGATGTCGTAACTATTTGCAAACCAGCTTCTGTTCCA GTTCATCCATGTGGCCAATACCGCAAGAATACTGTAGTTGGGATTCTCCAGGCTGAGCATGGGTTAACACCCCTATTTC CAGTGCATCGGTTAGATCGTTTGGTTTCAGGCCTCCTTATATTTGCAAAAAATGCCTACAGAGCTGAATGTTTCCGGCAACAG ATTGAAGCTGGTCTGCTGCAAAAAGAATATGTGGCCAAGGTTGTTGGGGTTTTTCCTGATGGTGAG CAAACTGTTGATGCCAATGTAAATTTCAATGCACGGGATGGAAGGAGTACCGTGGAG ATTAGTGGTGGTGCTGGTGAAGAACCAAATGGAAAACAAGCACTCACCAGGTTTCAAAGGATTTGCACTGATGGGACACACAGTATTGTCTTGTGCAAACCTGTGACTGGTCGAACTCACCAG ATAAGGGTGCATCTAAAGCACGCTAGTTATCCAATAGCTAATGATGAGCTGTACCTATCGGGGAACTTTTGTCCACGATCAACAAAAGGAACAAGTGCCAGTAAAGAAATTGCACCATCAGATCCAGACAATAGTGCTGTTGATCATGGCAGCAAAGATGCAGAAACAGATGTGGAGTTTGATATCGACCCCATGTGCACAAACTGTCCAAATCTTGCACCAGCATGG TTATGA